A region of Arabidopsis thaliana chromosome 5, partial sequence DNA encodes the following proteins:
- a CDS encoding Polynucleotide adenylyltransferase family protein (Polynucleotide adenylyltransferase family protein; FUNCTIONS IN: RNA binding, nucleotidyltransferase activity; INVOLVED IN: RNA processing; EXPRESSED IN: 20 plant structures; EXPRESSED DURING: 12 growth stages; CONTAINS InterPro DOMAIN/s: Poly A polymerase, head domain (InterPro:IPR002646); BEST Arabidopsis thaliana protein match is: polynucleotide adenylyltransferase family protein / RNA recognition motif (RRM)-containing protein (TAIR:AT3G48830.1); Has 30201 Blast hits to 17322 proteins in 780 species: Archae - 12; Bacteria - 1396; Metazoa - 17338; Fungi - 3422; Plants - 5037; Viruses - 0; Other Eukaryotes - 2996 (source: NCBI BLink).), whose product MAISSVGFACRSFSPVRTLQSHCLWKIRFNTVAAAIETMDESDGFATDSDRQDKVSDEPRDREWKQLNSKDLGLSSSMIAKSTRKVLNGLKSKGHDVYLVGGCVRDLILKRTPKDFDILTSAELREVVRTFPRCEIVGRRFPICHVHIGDDLIEVSSFSTSAQNSSRNTRTECKESSGSDGDEDCIRLNNCLQRDFTINGLMFDPYAKVVYDYLGGMEDIRKAKVRTVIHAGTSFHQDCARILRAIRIAARLGFRMSKETAHFIKNLSLLVQRLDKGRILMEMNYMLAYGSAEASLRLLWKFGILEILLPIQAAYLARSGFRRRDKRTNMLLSLFANLDKLLAPDRPCHSSLWIAILAFHKALADKPRSPIVVAAFSLAVHNCGDILEAVEITKKITRPHDKSFFELVEPEENLDFQTLLDEVMDLDASIEDALNQMTDAYFISKAMSAYPQAPYSDLVFIPLQLYLRAGRIFDCVKNEETRIGFEAKQGSKIEYGSLNSGYFPEIRHVFARVVFDTVFPLNLSQEL is encoded by the exons ATGGCGATTTCAAGTGTGGGTTTTGCTTGCAGATCCTTTTCCCCTGTTCGTACTCTCCAGTCTCACTGCTTATGGAAG ATACGGTTCAACACTGTTGCTGCTGCAATTGAGACAATGGATGAGTCAGATGGTTTTGCCACGGACAGTGATCGTCAAGACAAGGTTTCTGATGAACCAA GGGATCGTGAGTGGAAACAACTGAATTCGAAAGATCTTGGACTAAGCAGCTCAATGATTGCAAAATCCACAAGAAAAGTGCTTAATGGCCTTAAAAGCAAAG GACATGATGTTTACCTTGTGGGAGGCTGTGTACGAGATCTTATTCTGAAGCGGACACCGAAAGACTTCGATATACTTACCTCTGCAGAACTTAGAGAG GTGGTTCGAACTTTCCCAAGATGTGAAATTGTTGGAAGAAGGTTTCCTATATGTCACGTACACATTGGAGATGATTTAAtagag GTTTCGAGTTTTAGTACCTCTGCACAGAATTCTTCGAGAAATACGAGAACTGAATGCAAAGAATCGAGTGGCTCAGATGGTGATGAGGACTGTATCCGTTTGAATAACTGTTTGCAGCGTGATTTCACAATTAACGG GTTGATGTTTGATCCATATGCCAAAGTCGTATATGACTATTTGGGAGGAATGGAAGATATTAGAAAAGCTAAA GTTCGAACAGTGATTCACGCTGGCACATCTTTTCACCAGGACTGTG CTCGGATTCTTCGTGCAATAAGAATTGCTGCGCGTTTAGGTTTCAGAATGTCCAAAGAAACCGCTCATTTTATTAAGAACCTTTCCTTACTAGTACAAAGACTTGACAAG GGAAGGATCTTGATGGAAATGAATTACATGTTAGCTTATGGATCAGCAGAGGCTTCTTTGAGATTGCTGTGGAAATTTGGGATACTTGAAATTCTTCTACCAATTCAG GCAGCATATCTTGCACGCAGTGGTTTCAGGAGACGTGACAAAAGGACTAACATGCTTCTG TCTCTCTTTGCTAACTTGGATAAATTGTTAGCACCTGATAGGCCTTGTCACAGCAGCTTATG GATAGCAATCTTGGCGTTTCACAAAGCACTTGCTGATAAACCTCGAAGTCCTATAGTGGTTGCTGCGTTTAGCCTTGCTGTTCACAACTGTGGAGATATTCTAGAAGCTGTGGAAATCACAAAGAAGATCACTAGGCCACACGATAAAAGCTTCTTCGAGCTAGTAGAGCCCGAGGAGAATCTCGACTTCCAAACCCTGTTGGACGAGGTCATGGATCTTGATGCTTCTATCGAAGATGCCTTAAACCAGATGACTGATGCGTATTTTATATCGAAAGCTATGTCAGCTTACCCTCAAGCACCATATTCCGATTTG GTCTTTATACCGTTGCAGCTGTACCTTAGAGCAGGCAGAATCTTCGATTGTGTGAAAAACGAAGAGACACGAATTGGATTTGAGGCCAAGCAAGGAAGCAAGATCGAGTATGGTTCGTTAAATTCAGGATATTTTCCCGAAATTCGGCATGTATTTGCGAGGGTTGTGTTCGATACTGTTTTTCCATTAAACCTATCTCAAGAATTGTAA